A window of Salvia splendens isolate huo1 chromosome 8, SspV2, whole genome shotgun sequence genomic DNA:
ATACAGTAGTAATGAACTAATGAAAAATAtgtatactcctatataaataaataagcaATAGAAGACAAGGTCACTGTACATCAACAACCACAAATATATCTCTAGATTCTCTACTTCCTTTCTTTTTATCATTGCCAAAAATAACTCTATTCcctagaagagaaaaaaaagagttcCATGATTTCTAGATTCTCGACTAGTCTCAACGGACAAAAAAACTTGTAGGGTGGCTACAAAACGTAAAGAAAAGTGAGCGTGAAGAAAAGCGTCGATTCGATTCATTACCCCTCCGCCGCCGGCAAGCGATCCCCACCCAAATCGTCCAATCCGGAGAAAAAATCGTCATCATCGATGTCCACCTCAGATTCCTCCGGCTTCTTAGAGTCGGGCTTGCTGCGGGTGCTGCCGGCGAGGGAATTCCGGTGAGTGGGGACGGGGTGGCTGTGGTCGCCGGTGTAAGTGATGATGAATTTTCCCGGGTCGGATTTGTTCCGCTCCACTTGCTTCCTTGCCATACACCCTTTTAATGTGCTGCATTTGTAATAACCCCTAATTTTtacaacaattaaattaatcaatcGGAAATCTAGTATTTTTGTTGAAGCCTTCTTCAATTAAATGTAAACAGACCTTGGATATGGGGATCCCTTGATTGGCTTTTGGCCGTATTTTCGCCATGACCATACGTCGGCAGACACGCTCTCTGCCGGGACATGGCACACCTTCTTCGACTGATGTTTCCTgcaaaaaattggaaaattttAGTAAGTAGTAAAATTGAAACTAGATCCATGATTAAATTTGACATTTGGTTACCTTTTTTTGGACCTTGTGGTGCTGCGTTTTGAGGCGTTCACGATGGAAAAAATGTGTTGTTTTTTGGGGGAAATTTGTGTGATTTCCTGCTTGGGCTGAGTTTGCTGTAGAACTTGGTGAGACGATGATAGTTCTTGCAAAACAGAGAAGGGAGAAATCGGTGGAATTTGTTGTTTCCAAATTAGCTGATGCAAATCTTCAAACGGATCTTTGGACAAAGTAAAGCTCTCCAAACTGGTGGGGTTTTGGGAGGAGGCGGCGGTAGTGGAGGTCGAGCAGCTTCTGACCACGGCGTGAAGGTCCCAGTCATCCTCCATTTTTTTTGTATCAGACAAAAATGGAAGGGCTGACTTTTTGAGGACTGGAGAAACAGGGCTATATTTTATTTATGGAGAGAGAAAGCTGACTTTAGAAATGTCAAAGGGGGTACAAACTAGAAAGTGAGTCTACGCGGTTTAGTGTTTGGGGTGGGTGGGGTTGCCGACAAAAGATATCCGGCACAGCCACGTGGGGCTGGTGCTCCACTCTAAAATCTGACTGCGTCTCATGCTTCACTACTTTCTAGATACACAAAGTAGCAGCGATGCTTTCTGGGACGGACGGCATCCGTGCCGTTGGCGCGATCACGTATTCTTGCCATAGAGCATGGATGTAGGTCatgacccacttttattaactTTTTCCTCTTCGCTTTTTCCTAAGAGTACAACACACACATCCATATTCTTCGCAATGACAAACTCAaaggtctcaccattctattattcaatttaaataaaaatattttcacaaaattaaaatgcattaaaaatacccgaaataatattacaaattacaaaaaaattaaaaattatataattaaaattctaaaaatgaaaaattatataattaaaatcct
This region includes:
- the LOC121743745 gene encoding WRKY transcription factor 22-like isoform X1; the protein is MEDDWDLHAVVRSCSTSTTAASSQNPTSLESFTLSKDPFEDLHQLIWKQQIPPISPFSVLQELSSSHQVLQQTQPKQEITQISPKKQHIFSIVNASKRSTTRSKKRKHQSKKVCHVPAESVSADVWSWRKYGQKPIKGSPYPRGYYKCSTLKGCMARKQVERNKSDPGKFIITYTGDHSHPVPTHRNSLAGSTRSKPDSKKPEESEVDIDDDDFFSGLDDLGGDRLPAAEG
- the LOC121743745 gene encoding WRKY transcription factor 22-like isoform X2, which gives rise to MEDDWDLHAVVRSCSTSTTAASSQNPTSLESFTLSKDPFEDLHQLIWKQQIPPISPFSVLQELSSSHQVLQQTQPKQEITQISPKKQHIFSIVNASKRSTTRSKKRKHQSKKVCHVPAESVSADVWSWRKYGQKPIKGSPYPSTLKGCMARKQVERNKSDPGKFIITYTGDHSHPVPTHRNSLAGSTRSKPDSKKPEESEVDIDDDDFFSGLDDLGGDRLPAAEG